From a single Callithrix jacchus isolate 240 chromosome 5, calJac240_pri, whole genome shotgun sequence genomic region:
- the PPP1R1B gene encoding protein phosphatase 1 regulatory subunit 1B isoform X3, producing the protein MLFRLSEHTSPEEEASPHQRASGEGHHLKSKRANPCAYTPPSLKAVQRIAESHLQSISNLNENQASEEEDELGELRELGYPREEDEEEEEEDEEEEEEEDSQAEVLKVIRQSAGQKTTCGQGLEGPWERPPPLDEPERDGSSENPALSEPGEEPQHPSPSEPGT; encoded by the exons ATGCTGTTCCGGCTTTCAGAACACACCTCACCAG AAGAGGAGGCCTCCCCGCACCAG AGAGCCTCAGGAGAGGGGCACCACCTCAAGTCGAAGAGAGCCAACCCCTGTGCCTACACACCCCCTTCACTGAAAG CTGTGCAGCGCATTGCTGAGTCTCACCTGCAGTCTATCAGCAACTTGAATGAGAACCAGGCctcagaggaggaggatgagCTGGGGGAGCTTCGGGAGCTAGGTTATCCaagagaggaagatgaggaggaggaggaggaggatgaagaagaggaggaagaagaggatagCCAAGCTGAAGTCCTGAAGGTCATCAGGCAGTCTG CTGGGCAGAAGACAACCTGTGGCCAGGGTCTGGAGGGGCCCTGGGAGCGCCCACCCCCTCTGGATGAGCCGGAGAGAGATGGAAGCTCTGAGAACCCAGCACTAAGTG AGCCTGGGGAGGAACCTCAGCACCCTTCCCCCTCTGAGCCTGGCACATAG
- the PPP1R1B gene encoding protein phosphatase 1 regulatory subunit 1B isoform X1, giving the protein MDPKDRKKIQFSVPAPPSQLDPRQVEMIRRRRPTPAMLFRLSEHTSPEEEASPHQRASGEGHHLKSKRANPCAYTPPSLKAVQRIAESHLQSISNLNENQASEEEDELGELRELGYPREEDEEEEEEDEEEEEEEDSQAEVLKVIRQSAGQKTTCGQGLEGPWERPPPLDEPERDGSSENPALSEPGEEPQHPSPSEPGT; this is encoded by the exons ATGGACCCCAAGGACCGCAAGAAGATCCAGTTCTCGGTGCCTGCACCCCCTAGCCAGCTCGACCCCCGCCAGGTGGAGATG ATCCGGCGCAGGAGACCAACCCCTGCCATGCTGTTCCGGCTTTCAGAACACACCTCACCAG AAGAGGAGGCCTCCCCGCACCAG AGAGCCTCAGGAGAGGGGCACCACCTCAAGTCGAAGAGAGCCAACCCCTGTGCCTACACACCCCCTTCACTGAAAG CTGTGCAGCGCATTGCTGAGTCTCACCTGCAGTCTATCAGCAACTTGAATGAGAACCAGGCctcagaggaggaggatgagCTGGGGGAGCTTCGGGAGCTAGGTTATCCaagagaggaagatgaggaggaggaggaggaggatgaagaagaggaggaagaagaggatagCCAAGCTGAAGTCCTGAAGGTCATCAGGCAGTCTG CTGGGCAGAAGACAACCTGTGGCCAGGGTCTGGAGGGGCCCTGGGAGCGCCCACCCCCTCTGGATGAGCCGGAGAGAGATGGAAGCTCTGAGAACCCAGCACTAAGTG AGCCTGGGGAGGAACCTCAGCACCCTTCCCCCTCTGAGCCTGGCACATAG
- the PPP1R1B gene encoding protein phosphatase 1 regulatory subunit 1B isoform X2 — protein MGWGIRRRRPTPAMLFRLSEHTSPEEEASPHQRASGEGHHLKSKRANPCAYTPPSLKAVQRIAESHLQSISNLNENQASEEEDELGELRELGYPREEDEEEEEEDEEEEEEEDSQAEVLKVIRQSAGQKTTCGQGLEGPWERPPPLDEPERDGSSENPALSEPGEEPQHPSPSEPGT, from the exons ATGGGCTGGGGG ATCCGGCGCAGGAGACCAACCCCTGCCATGCTGTTCCGGCTTTCAGAACACACCTCACCAG AAGAGGAGGCCTCCCCGCACCAG AGAGCCTCAGGAGAGGGGCACCACCTCAAGTCGAAGAGAGCCAACCCCTGTGCCTACACACCCCCTTCACTGAAAG CTGTGCAGCGCATTGCTGAGTCTCACCTGCAGTCTATCAGCAACTTGAATGAGAACCAGGCctcagaggaggaggatgagCTGGGGGAGCTTCGGGAGCTAGGTTATCCaagagaggaagatgaggaggaggaggaggaggatgaagaagaggaggaagaagaggatagCCAAGCTGAAGTCCTGAAGGTCATCAGGCAGTCTG CTGGGCAGAAGACAACCTGTGGCCAGGGTCTGGAGGGGCCCTGGGAGCGCCCACCCCCTCTGGATGAGCCGGAGAGAGATGGAAGCTCTGAGAACCCAGCACTAAGTG AGCCTGGGGAGGAACCTCAGCACCCTTCCCCCTCTGAGCCTGGCACATAG